The sequence below is a genomic window from Gossypium hirsutum isolate 1008001.06 chromosome A11, Gossypium_hirsutum_v2.1, whole genome shotgun sequence.
CTCTTTGTTTAGTTTAAATCATCTTCAATTCCTTAATCTTTCGAGCAATGAAATTGATCAAGACGTATCAGAAATCCTTCTGAGTCTGTCTAGATGTTGTTTGGATTGCTTAGAGTCATTGGATATGTCACATAACCATCTTTTTGGCCATTTAATTGATCAACTTGGGCACTTTAAAAACCTAGCTCACTTGTCGCTTGCTGCAAACAATATTTCTGGTCCCATTCCATTGTCCATAGGGGAGTTATCATCTTTGAAGTTCTTTGATGTTTCAGAAAATCAATTAAATGGTACTTTCCCGGACTGTTTTGGACAACTGGAAAGTTTGGAAACTCTAAATTTGGGATGTAACCTATTGGAAGGAGTTgtatcagaaacccatttttCTAATATCAAGAGATTAACAACTCTAGAGGCGTCACAAAACAGGCTCAGATTTCAACCAAACTCAAGCTGGATTCTGCCGTTTCAATGTCGAATTATCAAATTGGGCCAATGGCATCTTGGCCCGAAGTTTCCCCGATGGTTAAAATTCCAAAAGAATTTATCTGTTTTAGATATGTCCAATGCAGGAATTTCGGATATCTTGCCCACTTGGTTTTTGAACTTGTCCActcaatttgaatatttaaatctTTCATATAATCAACTTAAGGGAGGGATTTCACATTTGAACGTGAGAGAATTTGTTGACTTGAGATCAAACCGATTCACAGGCCCATTGCCAAGAGTATTCCCAACTTTACAATATTTAATGTTgtcaaataattcattttcagGTCCACTTTTTAAATTAGTTTGTAATCCATTAAGAAAGGGGCCGATGGAATGTCTTGCCATTAAAGGAAATCTTCTCTCTGGAGAAATCCTAGATTGCTGGAATCATTGGCGAGGTTTGGATTACTTAAATTTGGAAAACAACAATTTGACCGGGAAAATCCCACCTTCTTTGGGACATTTGAATCTTTCCGTGCTAAACCTTCGTAACAATGACATGTTTGGAGAATTACCATCTACGTTGCAACTTTCTACGAGTTTGATTATGCTTGATCTCAGTGACAATCATTTCAGTGGGAGTGTACCAACATGGATTGGGGACAAACTCTCAAAACTTGAGATTCTAAGCCTTCGATCGAATAACTTTGAGGGACACATTCCTCAAAAAATTTGTCAACTTCAATCTCTTCGGATCTTGGACCTTGGCAATAACAACATTTCAGGATCTATTCCAAAATGTTTTAGTAATTTGAGTGCAATGGCTAACAAAAGCAACCAAAATAGCTATATGTTTCAGTGGTCGATTACGCGCACTAATTTGTTTTGTATGAGAATTTTATTAGGGCTGAAAGGACGAGTGGATGAATACAGTACCACACTAGGACTTGTTACGAGCATGTGTCTTTCAACTAATAGACTCATAGAAGCAATCCCAAAAGAACTTGGAAGTCTTGTTGAGCTACAGTCATTGAATCTATCAGGGAATCTCCTAATAGGAAATAGACCAAACGAAATTGGCAACATAGAATTGGAATCTCTTGATTTGTCGATGAATCAATTGAATGGTGAAATCCCTTCAAGTTTTTCCAATTTGAATTTCTTAAATCACTTCAATGTCTCCTACAACAACTTGACAGGACAAATCCCAACAAGCACTCAGCTTCAAAGCTTTGGAAACTTTTCTTACATGGGCAATCATCTTTACGGACCTCCTCTCACTAAAAACCGCAGCACATATCGTACTCCAACTAATGTTGCAAATAATGGAAGCAGAAGTTAAGGAAGTAACGTGAATTGGCTTTATGTCAGCATAGTTCTTggctttgtaatgggattttCGAGTGTAGTGGCTCCCTTGTTTTATATCAGGTCTTGGAGGCATGAATACTATCGAAAGTTAGACCATATTGGTCGAAAGCTATATATGTCTTTGGGCTACTATGGGTAGGTAGATTGATGGAAAAACAACATATAGTTAAATTTTGTTTGTGTTTGTACTTGATTATATAAGATTCGAAATGTCAGATCTATTAAATGCCACATTTTAAAAGGGATTACAtgaattaattaatctaaacttcGAGTTTGGATTTAATACTCGCACCTTATTCATGTTTTCCCTTTTGCAAAAAATAAATGGCATTTCAAGCTTGTATGATTTTTCGACATGTATGCTTGTGTTTAATTCTATGTCAACAATGAAAATGTTGCTGGGTTAAAGAGTGCAATAACGATTATGAGCAAGATTTGATTAAGTTCGAAAAATAAAACGAATACGACATTTATTCCTATAGAAATGGAACAACATTTGACGCTGCAAGAGAAGGGGGACAACTTCATTCAACTTTATTTCGGGATAATTGCATGCTTTCCTCCTTTTCTTTATCAAAATTTCTAATGTAATACTTTTATAATGTccaaaatttttataagatattacattaaataattgaaccaaacttcaaatttaaatttaagttatattTACAAGAGTGTAAtaaggtattttttttatataatattagagGTAAGGGATGGAGTTAATATGATATGAACTTATACTAAATGAATGTTTGACAATAACTTTGATCATCACTCCatttaaatcaagataaaattgaaatagaatgttgCTACTTAATAATAAACCTcaataacatatttaataatattttatttttagagttGATTGTAGCTTTGTGATGAATTTGatctctctttcttcttctttcatcCTTTGAACATTgcccttctttttgttttcttcctatATACATGCATTGCACAGTGACAGAAAATTACCTTCAAAAAACCCCATCAATCATAAGCCAacaactattaaatttattattgacaAATTATGTGAAGTATAATCAACTCAACTATTAAACTAATTGACAATTTCAAGTCTTTTAAGCAATCAAATGCGACAAATACTAGTCAATTGAACCAAAAAAgcaaaagattaaaagaaagaaaaaaggaaaaataaactcAACTTCAAAATGATGAGTTTTATTAATGAAAAtgctattttaatatattaaatatggtCTTTCTTCTTTGCTTACTGTATATAATGAACAAAATATTAGCAAGTAAACAGAGCATGACGAGGGAGTgagactttattttttttaatatataaatattaaccacaattcacaatataaacttttttttaaatatagacTGAACATTTCAATGCAAGGAAACATTCAATGGACTATAAAATAATTCTTGTGGAAAATTCAAATTTGGAAATTTGGGgtcttggaagaaagttctttcGTTGGGTCTGAGGAcaatattttgttgttttagtttactttatatattctttcattatatttttttatatgaaattaaaaactACTTATAACCCCTTCTCAACtcttaaaatacaaaaaaatatcacATCTACGATGAAAAGTTTGAAGCCTAATTTACTCTACATAAAAGAGTAAAGATCAAATtgacttaaaacataaaaatcgaggattaaatttgttattatgtctTATATATAgaacattaaaataaacatttaacaTCTCAATTTTAACAAAGGCTCATTCATCTATTGTACCTAGATCGATTTGCCCATTTTCGTAAAAGGCTCAAAATGTAATCCTAAATTTAATTGAGCAATTGCTAAAATACTTTTACCTATACTCTTATGAGTCTagtactaattttattttaaaatgctgtcatttttatttttgtttttgttttgcctAAAATCTGGCTTTTCTATCATGCCCATCACTAgggggaaaaaaaagaaatttactaaatGAAAGGCCAGCATGATTTTTTGAATTCCTCACAAAATTTTATAGaaacacataaatttaacaagATATGTTAGATTTGTAAATTGTTGAAGTTAATCAATCAGCTAGACAAAAGTTAGTAAAAAttgattcaaaaataaataaataaataactacttTCGAAATTTTGtattctgttttttttattgCTTCGTGTATCCAAAAAAATACATTTcaaatttggcttttatagctgattatacatatttttcttttgtttctgcCATCTACTGTTTAATTTGCTACTGTTTCTTTCTACTGTTCTTGTGTTTCCTTTTTACAAGTGGAGGTGGAGTCAATGGTGTGGAGAGAATGGCACCCTTGTCATTTTGGTGAAATGACAGTAGGGGCGCGTCAGGTCTTGGGACGAAGGGCCTAGGATGGCGTGCCTGCGAGGGGAGGAGCAGCGCCAGAAACCTTAAGGTTTCTGAAAGTTTTTAGATAGTGGTTCTTAGGGTTTTTGGGCTGTTGGGCTTGTAATTTGGGTAGTGAGTTTTGTTTATATTCGAGCTTGTAATTTGGGCTGGCAtattttgtaattggactttttatttatttaattttatttattttttcatttggtTTCTGTTTGGGCCGGACAAAATTGGCCCTTACATTTTATAATTACAGAAAAGGAATGAGATTACTTTGAAATTAAACCTAAGCTCTCTTACTTAAAACATAATACTCTTGCCATTAAGTTAAAAGATTATTGacaattaagttaaaaatatctatataatatatatttttacttttttgaatcatcaattatatatattataataaatttatctttaaatttttctataattaaattataaatcatatgcataatattacaaatatattatcttttaaaaacttaaatatattttttaagttgtttatatatgttaaaaattatttcattaataattttaattaatatgttgttatttaaataataataattttctaaaacaCATGGATAACATGGGATAGAAAactaattacttaaaaataaaaaaattctaataaaaagagtttaaaaaaaatttgaattcaacCATGAGATGATCCTTCATATTTCTCCAACTCATATTTCAtagaaataagtaatatataataaaGTCGACAGAAAgaattttatataagttt
It includes:
- the LOC107930892 gene encoding receptor-like protein EIX2, producing MVGTIATMESVAITLFPFLLVIVAICFSFCDANSNVLCIESERNALLKFKNDLVDPSNRLSSWVEGGDCCKWLGVVCHNSTGHINQLHLAAPLPVPHFDAPVAEWEAYHRSKNNSPLRGKIISSLLELKHLSSLDLSNNNFRSNIPKFLGMLRSLTYLNLSHAQFQGGIPHNLGNLSKLQYLDLGGNYLKPKSLQWVSGLSFLQYLDLSYADLRKATDWLQATFQHPSLLELHLSACSLEDDPSPINVNSTKSLVVLDLSENNFSSVPMSIFGLHGLLSIDLSSNSLEGPISDYFRNISFLEVLDLSGNLLSSFTPNSLFSLNHLQFLNLSSNEIDQDVSEILLSLSRCCLDCLESLDMSHNHLFGHLIDQLGHFKNLAHLSLAANNISGPIPLSIGELSSLKFFDVSENQLNGTFPDCFGQLESLETLNLGCNLLEGVVSETHFSNIKRLTTLEASQNRLRFQPNSSWILPFQCRIIKLGQWHLGPKFPRWLKFQKNLSVLDMSNAGISDILPTWFLNLSTQFEYLNLSYNQLKGGISHLNVREFVDLRSNRFTGPLPRVFPTLQYLMLSNNSFSGPLFKLVCNPLRKGPMECLAIKGNLLSGEILDCWNHWRGLDYLNLENNNLTGKIPPSLGHLNLSVLNLRNNDMFGELPSTLQLSTSLIMLDLSDNHFSGSVPTWIGDKLSKLEILSLRSNNFEGHIPQKICQLQSLRILDLGNNNISGSIPKCFSNLSAMANKSNQNSYMFQWSITRTNLFCMRILLGLKGRVDEYSTTLGLVTSMCLSTNRLIEAIPKELGSLVELQSLNLSGNLLIGNRPNEIGNIELESLDLSMNQLNGEIPSSFSNLNFLNHFNVSYNNLTGQIPTSTQLQSFGNFSYMGNHLYGPPLTKNRSTYRTPTNVANNGSRS